The sequence below is a genomic window from Halostella salina.
GACCGACGCGCGAGCAGCGCGAGCGCGTCGTGGAGGACATTGAAAGGGCGACGCGGCGGACGCCAGTCCGCCGCGAGGGCTTTCTTTAGGGCCAGTCGCCGGCCTGCTCGTAGGCGTCCAGCACGCGCTGGATGGCGACGACGTAGGCGGCGACCCGGAAGCTCGGCAGGTCGCGTTCCTCGAAGGCGTCGACAAGCGTGTCGAACTGGTCGACGATCCGCCGTTCGAGTTCGTCGTTGACCTTCTCCTCGGACCAGTAGAACCGCTGGCGGTTCTGCACCCACTCGAAGTAGGAGACGGTGACGCCGCCGGCGTTCGCGAGGATGTCCGGGACGACGAGCACGTCCTTGTCCTCCAGCACGTCGTCGCCGTCCGGGGTGATCGGGCCGTTCGCGGCCTCGCTGATCACGTCGGCCGACACGTCCCGGGCGATCGCCTCGTCGATGGCGTTTTCGAGCGCCGCGGGGATCAGCAGGTCGACGTCGAGGGTCAGCAGGTCCTCGTTGGTGATCTCCTCGTCGGCCCCGTCGTAGCCGACGACGCTGCCGGTCTCGCGCTTGTGGTCCTTCGCGGCGACGGGGTCGAAGCCGTCCTCGGTGTAGATCCCGCCGCTGGAGTCGGAGACGGCGACGACCGTCGCGCCCATCTCGTCGATCAGCTTCGCCGAGATCCAGCCCGCGTTGCCGTAGCCCTGGACGGCGACTGTCGCGCCCTCTAAGTCCTTGTCGAGGTAGTCGAACGCCTCGCGGGCGGCCAGCACCGTCGAGCGGCCGGTCGCCTCGACGCGGCCGGCGCTCCCGCCGCTGGAAATGTCCTTGCCGGTGATGACGCCGGGCGCGGTCGTGTTCTCGATCGTCTCGTAGGTGTCCTTGATCCAGTTCATCTCCCGCTGGCCGGTGTTGACGTCCGGCGCGGGGATGTCCTTGTCCTCGCCGATGATGGGGGTCAGCTCCTTGCCGAACGAGCGTGTGAGCCGCTCCAGTTCCCCGTCGCTGTACTCGGCGGGGTCGACGACGATACCGCCCTTCCCGCCGCCAAGCGGGATGCCGGCGGTGGCGCACTTGTACACCATCCACCCGGAGAGCGCCTTCACCTCGTCGCGGCTGACGCCGGGGTGGTAACGGATCCCGCCCTTGTACGGCCCGCGGTCGCCGTTGAACTGCGACCGGAACGCCTTGAACACCTCGACGGAGCCGTCGTCGAGTTCGACCGAGAGGTTCGTTTCGAGGACGCGCTCGGGGCGTTTCAGGCGCGTCAGCACCCCCTCGTCGATGTCGAGGTACTCGGCCGC
It includes:
- a CDS encoding Glu/Leu/Phe/Val family dehydrogenase; the encoded protein is MSEGVNPFESLQQQVDEAAEYLDIDEGVLTRLKRPERVLETNLSVELDDGSVEVFKAFRSQFNGDRGPYKGGIRYHPGVSRDEVKALSGWMVYKCATAGIPLGGGKGGIVVDPAEYSDGELERLTRSFGKELTPIIGEDKDIPAPDVNTGQREMNWIKDTYETIENTTAPGVITGKDISSGGSAGRVEATGRSTVLAAREAFDYLDKDLEGATVAVQGYGNAGWISAKLIDEMGATVVAVSDSSGGIYTEDGFDPVAAKDHKRETGSVVGYDGADEEITNEDLLTLDVDLLIPAALENAIDEAIARDVSADVISEAANGPITPDGDDVLEDKDVLVVPDILANAGGVTVSYFEWVQNRQRFYWSEEKVNDELERRIVDQFDTLVDAFEERDLPSFRVAAYVVAIQRVLDAYEQAGDWP